The Novosphingobium aromaticivorans DSM 12444 genome segment GGTGAAGCATGATGTCGGCGCTGGCCCGTCTGAAGCGCGCCGTTCGCGCCGCCATCTCCAGCTGCTCCGGTGTTGATGGCGCCGCAGCGACAACGGACCGGTCTCGCTCGGTCGCGGGCGACTGGAACAACCTGAACCATGCCGCCTTCCCGCCGCTCGACAAGGCGCTGGCGATGGATGAGGTCGCGATGGCGAAGGGCGAATTGCCGCCGATCGCATGTGCCTATGCGCGCGAGCTTGGCGGCATGTTTGTTCCGCACATCGATCCGCACGCCGACGAAGGCACGGCGCCCTGGCTGGTGATGAAGCTGGCGCAGGAAGTCGGGGAGGTATCGGGGCTGACCAGTGAGGCAATCGCCAACGACGGCCACATCGACCCGACCGAAGCGGAGGGCATCCTTCGGCAACTCGATCAGCACGACCGTGCAAGCGCCCATTACCGCGCAGTGCTCATGAAAATCAGGGAGAAAGGCCAGTGAGCCATGTTTCCGGGCGGAAGGTCGCGCCGGCCCACTCGACCCTCTATGTCCCGAAGGACCAGCTCGAGGCGTGGTTCCTGAAGGCGAGCGAAGGCGCGAAGCGCGTCTACGCGCGCGGCCCGGGTCTGGATCAGAAGGAAGCGGTCTGCATCCTGGTGCGCGACTGGGCGAGCACTGGCGAAGTCGACCTGGTCCAGATGCGCGACCAGGAGACGCGCGAGCTGCTGTACTACGTGCGGCGCAAGCGGCCCGTGGTGCGCGAGGCGGGAGCCGATCGCCGCCGGGTGCAGGTTGATGACCAGTTCCGCGAGACTCCGGAAGGCCGCATTTTCCTGATGCTCGTGCGCGCGGCCAACCTTGGACGGCCCTGTCCGAGCAATGCGGAACTGGCCGAGTTCGCTGGCCTCGAGACGGCCGAGCAAGCCCGGTACCTGCTGCGCGAAAAGCTGGTCAAGCCGGGGCTGGTCGAACTGCACCACGTGGGTGCCGGCAATGCGCAGCGGCGCGCGAAGATCGTGGAAACGGGCCGGTGGACGGCGGACATCAAGGAGAACGGGCGGTGAGCAATGATAGGAAGGCGCTTGCCGCTGCAGTGCGCGCGCGGGTTTCAGGTTTGCTGGGCGACGGAGTCCATAGCGGCGCGGTGGTTTCCACCGCAGTCGACATGGTTGCCGAATTGGCAGCCATGGGCGGGGTGTCGCCGATCGAAGCGGTTGTCATGGGCCGCATCCAGGAGCGAGCGGATATCCTTGCCTTCCTTGCTGGGCGGCGGACCGCGGCGCTGACGATCGCGGACAAGCACCCGGAGATGGGCGAGGGAGCGGATACCCATGCCCGCGCCAAATGGGCGGCCGAGCAGATCGCCATCGAGATCGAAGCCTTCGAGCAGGGTCTTCATGAAGGGAGGGCTGCGCAGTGATCGCAACCGACAAGCGCAAGCCCGCCTTCCGGATTGCGGCGAAGGCTATGGCCAAGGCATTGGCCGACGTCGTGGAAGTGACACCGGCGGGCGGGAAGGACACCATTCCTATCCTGAACACCGTACGCATGGAGGCAAGTGACGGCGTTCTGACGCTGACGGGTTGCGACCTGGACCAGTGGATCATTCGTTCGCTGCCGACGTCGGACCGTGAGCCCAATTCGGCGGAATGGCTGGCATCGATCCGGCCCTTCGCAACATGCGTCCCGGCCCGGGCGCTGCTGGCGATCGTGAAGCAGATCGATGCCGACGCCATGGTGACGGTGGCAGGCCCTACGGACAAGGAAAGCCGGGTAACCATTACCGCCGGTCGAAGCCGGTTTCGCGTGGCGTGCCTGCCGGTAGACGACTTTCCGTTCCCGACGCGCCCCGACTTCGAGCATAGCTTCAGCATCGCCGCTGGCGCGCTCCGCGACGTGTTCGCCCGTGTAGAGCATGCGATCTCGACCGAAGAGACGCGCTACTACCTCAACGGCGTGTACATGCATCCGCAAGATCTGGACCAGCGCTTTGCCGCCACGGACGGTCACAGGCTTGCCCGCCTGGTCCAGGACGGCCCCGACGGCGCGGCATCCTTTCCTGCCGTGATCATCGGCAGGCGCACGGTGGCCGTACTGGACAAGCTGCTCGATGCCGCGGGCAAGGTCGATACTTCGACGAGCGACGACGCCGACAAGGCATGCAGCCGGCCGATGGTCGAGGTGGATTCCGACAGCAACGGCAGGGTGATCTACTGGGCCATGCCGGCACCCGATGGCGGAGAGGTCACGCTGATCGCCAAGACGGTGGATGGCACGTTTCCGGACTATGCACGGGTGATACCCTCGGCCCCCTCGAGCTTCCTGACGGTCGATCGTGAAGCGTTGCTGGCCGCGATCAAGCGGGTGGCGGCGGTCTGTTCCGACAAGACGCGTGCGGTGAAGCTCGAGCTGGATGGCGCGGAGAAGGCGATCGTCTCCACCGCCTCGCCCGAGATTGGCGACGCGATGGAAGAGATCGCCTGCGAGTATGCCGGCGAGCCGCTGACCATCGGCTTCAACGGGGACTACTGGCGCAGCTGCCTGAGCGCGGTGGCGACCGACAAGGTCCTGATGAAGTTCACCGACGCAGGTGGGCCGTGCCGCATCGAGGCGGAAGGTGGCGAGTCTGCGCTGGTCCAAGTGCTGATGCCCTTGCGGGTCTGATTGGCGGGAGCCTGACATGAGCGTTCAATCCGATATCGGCCCGGCGCGCGGTGGCGTGCCGCGGTGGAAAACGTATGCCCAGGCGCGGGAGATTGCGGCGCTGGCGCAGCTGGCGATGGAATGCGCGGCCGATACACCGCGTGCTGATCTTCCGCGCGCGCTTGCCCAGTTCGACAGGATTCGCGCGATCCTGGGCACGCAATCGGCCGAGTGACGAGATGGCCATCCCGCATCAATTCCTGGACGAGCTTCGATCGCGCACGACACTGTCCGCGCTGATCGCGCAGACCCTGAAAATCGACAAGGCAGGTCGCGAGTTCAAGGCCTGTTGCCCGTTCCACGGCGAGAAGACGCCGAGCTTCACCATCAACGATGCCAAGGGTTTCTATCATTGCTTCGGATGCGGCGCCCACGGCGATGCCATCCGGTGGATGATCGACCAGCGTGGCCTGCAGTTCATCGACGCTGTGAGCGAGCTGGCGAGCGCGGCGGGCATGAAAGTGCCGGCGCCGACGCCGCAGGAGCGCGAACGTTCTGCCAAGATCGAGACGGTGCGCGAGGCTCTGGACATCGCGCAGGGCATCTTCGTGGGCCAACTGCGCGAGGCCGGTGCCGTGATGCAGTACCTCGAGCGGCGCGGCATGACGCCGATGGATCTGGAGATCTTCGGCATCGGCTACGCCCGTGGCATGGACGGATCATTGCGCGGGTCTGGCATCGGTCGGCAGATCGGGCAGGCTGCCGGCCTGTTGAGCCAGCGCGAAGATGGATCCTTGCGCGAGATGTTCCACGATCGCGTCACGGTTCCGATCCACGATGCGCGCGGGCGCCTCGTCGGGTTCGGCGGTCGCGTCTGGCCTGGTCGACGTCGCGACACGCCGAAGTTCGTGAATAGCCCCGATAGTCCGATCTTCGACAAGGGACGGACCTTGTTCAATCTGCATCGTGCGGCGCCAGCGGCGCGGCCGGGTGCAGAGAACCGGCTGATCGTCGTCGAAGGCTATTTCGACGTCGTGTCCATGGCCAGGGCGGGCTTTGCCGCTTGTGTTGCGCCGATGGGTACCGCGCTGACGGAAGAGCAGCTGGTACGTTGCTGGCGGCTTCATCACCGGCCGGTGCTGTTGTTCGATGGCGATTCCGCAGGGCAAAAGGCTGCGGTGCGGGCCTGCCGCACGGCCATCCCGGGTATCGGGCCCGGGCGCGAGCTGGCGATCGCATTGCTGCCTGACGGGAAGGACCCTGACGAGCTGCTGTACATGGACGCCACCGGCATGGGCCGGCGCGCCATCGAAGCGATCGTGACCGAAGCCCTTCCGCTGCATACGTTCCTGTTCGATGCGATCGTCGCGGAGGCGGGCGCAAATCCGACGCCAGAGCAGACGGCCGCGGTGTGGGCAGAACTGGCCGCGCTGGCCGGGGAGATCGCCGACGAGGAGACGCGGTGCCAGTACCTTGGCACATGGCGTGCCCGGTTCGAGCGCGAGATCTCTGCGCTGCCGCAGGTCCACGAGGCAGAGCCGCTGCATGCGGTGGTCGCGGCCGAGGACGGCGAATACGTGTTTCCCGAAAGCGAGTCCGACAGCCAGCGGCGTTTGATCGCGCTGGTGCGTGCGGTGCTCAAGAAGCGCGAGGAACGGCGCGAGATCAACGAAGAGATCGCGGACCTGATGAAGATGGCCGAACTCGCCGGGTTCCAGAAGAAGGCGATCAGCGCCGCAGTGGCGGACATCGAGTCCGACATGAAGCACGGCCCGGCCAAGCGCGAGGAAGATGAAATGCAACGCGTGCTCTACCGCCGCGTGCTGGGGATCAGGGGGCCGATGACCGAAGCTATGATGCCGCAGTTGATCGATGGCACGCCGCGGGGCGCCAGCGCGCAGGTGAAGCGGCGCGCGACAGTGCATGCGTTGATCGATGCCAGGGCCAGCGCAGTATGAAGCGGCTTTCCTTGCTCGAGCGTTCGCGCCTTCCGACCAATGATCTTGGCAATGCGCGCCGGCTGTTCGAGGCAGCAAACGGACGCCTGTTGTGGTTGGCCGATGGCGCCGGCGGCAAGGGTTGCTGGATCGCTTTCGATGGCATCCGCTGGTCGGCCGACGAAGGTCCGATGCGCGCGCTGGCATTTGCCCAGAAGGCAGCGGTCGAGATCTGCGACGAGGCGCACGCCTTGCGCGAATGCACGGCTGACGAGTTGGCCGAGGTCTATGGGCGCAAGTTCTCCAAAGAGATGGCCGAGGAAAGAGCGGGACAGCTTTGGACCTGGTCGATCAAGTCGGGCGATTCCGCCAAGACGACTGCAATGCAGAACCAGTTCAAGGGGCTCCGCGACGGTGATGAGGGTCCGTTCGTCACACAGGTATGGCAGCGCGACTTCGATGCGCAGCCCATGGCCTACCACTGCAGCAACGGAACCTTGCGGTTCGTCCAGGATGACGCCGGGACTTGGAGCCACGTTTTCGAGAAGGGGCACCGGCCAGACGATCGGTTCATGCAGGTGGCAAACGTCGCCTATGATGCCGCAGCCAAGGCGAAGGCATGGATCGAGCGCATGGAAGTGATGCACCATGATCCGGTGCAGCGGACTGCCCTGCAGCGGATCTACGGCATGACGCTGACTGCGCTGATATCCGACCAGGCGTTCTACATCTTCCAAGGCAAGGGGCAGGACGGCAAGTCCGTCACCAATGACGTCGTCTGCCAGCTCCATGGCATGTACGCCCGCAAGGCCGACCCGAAGACCTTCCTCGAGGGACCGACTCAGCAGAGCAGCGGGCCTCAGAGCGACATCGTGCGTCTTGCCGGCGACGTCCGCCTGGTGGTGATGGACGAACCAAAGAAGAACAGCACGTGGGACGGCCAGAAGATCAAGCAGGCCACGGGTAGCGAGATGATCGCGCGTGGCGTGCATGCGACCACGGAATTGAGCTTTACGCCGCACTGGCAGCTCATCGCCGAGTGCAACGGCCTGCCCAAGGCACCGAGCGACGATCGCGGCTTCAGGCGTCGCTTCAAGCTCTATCCTTGGGTTGTCCAGTTCGGCGTCACGCCTGGTGTTGCTGATGAGCCGGTGCACCTGGTGAAGGCACGCCTGATCGGAGAAGGATCGGGCGTTCTCAACTGGATGATCAAGGGCTGCGTCGAATGGCTGAATGAACGCGTTGTGCCGGAGCCGGAGGCCGCCAAGCGCGCGACGGCGAGCTTCTGGTCTGCCAGCTCGGCCATGGGCGAGTGGATCGCCTCACACTGCGACCTGTCCGATCCTGAAGCCCGCGAGGAAGCGACGCCGCTGTACAAGGCGTTCCGGCAATTCTGCATAGATCGCGGCGACGATGAAACGAAGATCATCACCCAGACGACTTTTGGGCGGCAGTTGAACGATGCGCAGATCTATCGCGTTCCGAACAATTCGACCGGCAAGGTTGAGCGTGTGGGCATCCGCCTCAAGCGCGTTGATGAGCTGGGTGGCGGTGCGCTGTCCACCAGTGGCCGCGACACCTTCGACGATGATGTCGCGCGCTTCGACGCTGACAATCGCGACCCCTTCGGCGCGCCGTGACGCCCCCCGCACCCCCCATCGGCCTTGGCCGAAATCGGCCGGTTAAACTGTCGGGGGAACTATTCGGACAACTGTCAGCGAGACTGTCTGGGGCGGAATTCGGAAGGGTCGGGCGGATGGTCAGAGGCGGTTCGAAAGGGCCTTCCTGACGGTTCGCCCGACAGTTGCCCGACAGTTGGGCCGACAGTGTGAATGCCTGATTTCCGGGCGTTCCAGACGGTTCCGACAGTTGGCGCGCAAATTGAGCCTGTGCCTGTGCGGGCGTGCGCACGAAAACAAAGAAATCTATTAGTAACTGTTAGGGAAGTGAAAAATGGGAAGAAGAGACCCGGAGATCGAAGCGACCGAAGAGATGCTGCTCGAGGCGTGGCAGCTCCTCATGCGATCGCCTGACCAGGAGCGTGGCTGGCTTATCAGCGGACAGCGTTCATGGTGGCCGCAGATCATCCGCGACAAGGTCATGGACTATGCTGACGAGGATGCCCGTCCGCGCCAGCAGCTGGGCCGTCGTGAAGTCGCGCTGCGTGATCGCGTGTTCGTGGACGTCGGATGCCTCGCGGAGGAGATCGCGCCGCAGATCCGTCCCCTGGTCGCCGTGGTGCTGACCATGAAGACCTGGCGGGATGTTGGTGGGTTTCGCTGGGAGAGGGTGTGGGAGGCGCTGGGTGGGCGCGAATCGGGCACGACGTCGGATGGCCTGAAGGTTCGGTATCAGCGCACCCTGAAGCAGCTTGGTGCCATCGAAGCGGCGCGCCGGGACCGCGTGGGCGACGGCGAAAGGCTCTGATCTTCTCGTGGGGTTTTCGGAGCAAAGGCGCAGAAAAGGTACCCCGGAGGCTGTCAAGCCCCGGAATGATTCCGGGGTCAAAATAAAGGGTGTTCTTCTCCGGGGTATTTGGGGCTTAGGAATCGATACAGTCGGCGAGACGTGTGCAGGGCGCTAGCGCACTCTCGTTGACACCCTCTTCACTCGGAGATTGCCTTGGTCCGGCTTATGCGGCGACAGGAGCGCATTGCGCCCCGCCCGCCACGGATAGCGCCAAGGGCCAAGAAGACCCTCCCTTTCTACCAGTCGGCTGAATGGAAGGCGCTGGTTGCCCAGGTGATCAAGCTGCGAGGTCGGCGATGCCAGGATTGCGGGTCCGGATCGGGCCGGATCTATGCGGACCATGTCAAGGAACTGCGGGATGGCGGTGCGCCGCTCAATCCCATGAACATCTGGCTGCGGTGCTCACCCTGTCACGGGGCGAAGACCGAGGCCCGCCGGCGCGAGCGCGCAGGCCTGCGCCCCGTTCAGGATTGACGGCGCGGACCTGAACGGCAGGGGGGGAGGGCAAAAGTCTGGAGGCCCGGGCGGTATAGGACCGCGCATGGACCCTTTGGGAGATTTTTTTCTTGAGCTGCGGAAGTTCGGACGACGCTCCGGGGCTGTTTGGCTGGACGCCAGCGCCCCCACGAGGTCAAGGCCGCCCCCCGTATGTCTGGAGTAGGGAAAAATCCAATAAACTCATGGTGTTATTCGCGTCCGGATATAGGCAGCGCGACGCGGCCGCTGTTCTGGGCTGCGACGTGAAGACATTGCGGAAAGTATTTCCCCAGGAGTGCAAGCATCAGGCTCAGGCCGAGCTCATCACTCGATCGGGGCTTATGGCCAAGTTGGTCGAGCTGGCTGAGAGCGGCAACGTGTCGGCCATCCGCCAGTTCGACAAGATGCTCACTGCCGAGCGGTTGAAGTCAGTTGCGGGCACGATCGTCGAGCGCCGAAAGGAAAAGCCGGAGAAGCTGGGCAAGAAGGATCAGGCCAAGCTGGCGGCGCACGAGATGGGTGGCAAGTTCGGGGCACGTACCCCGCCGCCGCGCCTGATCAACTGAGGTTGGTATGGCGCGGCCAGTGTGGTCGACTGCCTGCCAGGATTGGCGGGAGCGCATCGTGGCGCGCGAGAGCATCGCGCCATGCGGGCCGCTGTTCCCGGCGAAAGCCGCGGATGCGTTGGGGGTGTTCAAGTCACTGCAGGTCACCGACCTGCCTAAAAGGGAGAATGGGACCCACCCGACGTTGGGTGAAGTCTGCGACCAGTTCGTTTTTGACCTGGTTGCGGCCATCTTCGGCGCCGAGGATCCGGAAACTGGCGAGCGGTTGATCAAGGAGTTCATGCTCCTGATCAGCAAGAAGAATGGCAAGTCGATGATCGCAGCGGGCATCATGGTGACCGCGTTGATCCTCAACTGGCGTCCGAACGCGATCCTGCAGATCCTTGCGCCCACGATCGAGGTTGCGAACAACAGCTTTGAGCCTGCCATGGGGATGGTAAGAGCGGACGCCGAGCTGGCGATTGTCCTGAAGGTTGTCGAGCATCAGCGACAGATCAAGCACCTGACGACGGGTGCGGTATTGCGGGTCATTGCCGCCGACAGCGATACCGTAGCTGGCGGCAAGGCGGCGATGACGTTGATCGAAGAGCTCTGGCTCTTCGGGAAGAAGGCCAAGGCAGCCGCGATGTTGCGAGAGGCGCTGGGTGGCGGATCGGCAAGGCCGGAAGGCTTTACGCTCTACATCACGACCCATTCGGACGAACCACCGGCGGGCGTGTTCAAGACCAAGCTGTCGTACTTCCGCGATGTGAGGGATGGTGAGATCGAGGATCCTGCTACCTTCCCGATGCTGTACGAGTGGCCGGAAGACCTGTTGGAGTGCGAGTCCTACCTCGATCCAGAGTTCTTCTACGTCACGAATCCACACGTTGGCCGATCGGTCTCGATTGAATGGCTCAAGTCGGAACTGCAGAAGGAACAGATCGGCGAAGGTGAAGGCCTTCAGATCTTCCTGGCGAAGCATCTGAACGTCGAGATTGGTTTGCGGTTGCGGCGCGATCGTTGGGGCGGTGCTGAGCTTTGGCTCGATGCAGCGAATGATGACCTTGATCTCGACCAGCTGCTTGAGCGCTGCGAAGTGGCGATCGTTGGGCTCGACATGGGCGGCCGGGACGACTTGGCCGGTGCCGGCGTGGTCGGTCGCGAAAAGGGAACGGGTATATGGCTGGGCTGGGCGCATGCCTGGGCGCAGCGGGTTGCGCTGGAGCGGCGCAAGCAGGTGGCGCCGACGCTGCAAGGCTTTGCGGCTGAAGGCGACCTGACCTTCACCGATTCCGGTGAGGAAATCGTGAGCGCCATGGCGCGCCTTGCAATTCGGGTCCGCGACAGCGGCAAGATGCCTGCGGATGGCGGGGTTGCGGTCGATGCCTGGGGCATCGGTCCACTCGTCGATGCGCTGGTGCAGGCCGGGTTCGATCCTGGCGACGAGGCAATGAAGCGCGCGGGGCATATCGCCTCGATCAGGCAGGGTGTTGGCCTGTCGAGCGCGATCTACACGCTGGAATTCAAGCTCGGCGACGGGATGTTCCGTCACGACGGTTCGAACATGATGGCCTGGTGCGTGAGCAACGCGCTGGTCAAGCTCAGGGGCAGTGCCTTGTACGTCGACAAAGAGACATCAGGCGCGGGCAAGATCGACCCGTTCGTGGCGCTGCTCAATGCAGTGAAGCGTATGGAAGAGGGCCCGGTGGCCGTGGCTGGCGGCGTCGATAGCTGGCTCGCCAGCTTGCGTGGTGCGGCGTGAGCAGTCTGGCCCCGCGAACGTCCTGGCTCGCGAAGGCGACGACGGCGCTGCGCGACTGGCTGGTGCTCGGACCGGATCCGAAGATCCGCGACCCACAGAATTCGTCGCGTGGGGGGAACGGGGCGGGCGTAACCGTCAATGACCAGGCTGCGATGCGGCTGAGTGCATTCTGGGGCTGCGTCCGCCTCATCTCGTCTACGATCGGCTCGCTACCGGTCCCGGTCTATACCGTCGACCAGCGCGGAGTTCGCTCGGTCGCTCGGGAGAGTGCACTGTATCGTGTGTTGCACGATAGCCCGAACGCTGACCAGACGCCGGTCGATTACATGGAATGCGCCGTCATTTCGCTACTTTTGCGTGGCAACCACTACGCCCGCAAGCTGATGGAAGGTGGCCGACTGGTTGGCCTCGAGCCGATCAATCCCGCGATCGTCAGCGTCCGCCGGCGTTCCGATGGCAGGATTGGGTATCGTTGGACCGAAGGCGGTGAAAACTTCGACCTTACCGAGGATGAAGTTTTTCACGTTCGTGGATTCGGCGGCGGGCCGCTGGGCGGGCTTTCGACTGTCGAGTTTGCACGTGAATCGCTGGGCGTAGCGATCGCTGCGGACCGCGCCGCGAGCGCGATTTTCGCCAACGGGGTGAACCCGACAGGAATCATGTCGACTGATATGCCGCTGACGGCTGCGCAGCAGGCAGAGGCAGAGGAGTTGATCGTCAAGAAGTACCAGGGAGCGCACCGCATGGGTGTCCCGATGGTGCTTGGCCACGGGTTGAAGTGGAATTCAATCACGATGAAGGCCGACGACGCCCAGCTGCTGCAAAGCCGGGGTTGGAGCGTAGAGGAGATTTGCAGGTGGTTCGGCGTTCCGCCGTTCATGATCGGTCACAACGAGAAGACCACGAGTTGGGGTACCGGCATCGAGCAGATGCTGCTGGGCTTCCAGAAATTTACTCTCAATCCCTACCTGCGACGCATTGAGCAGGCTGTGCGCAAGCAGCTGATCACTCCGATCGAGCGTGCCCGTGGTCTGACCGCCGAATTCAATCTTGAAGGCCTCCTGCGGGCCGACAGCGCGGGTCGCGCATCGTTCTACGACAAGGCGCTCAAGTCGAAGTGGATGGTCATCAACGAAGTCCGGGCAAAGGAGAACCTTGCGCCGGTGCCGTGGGGCGATGAGCCGATCGTGCAGCAGCAGGACGTGCCGCTGTCCGATCAGCTCGATGCCCTCCGGGAAGCAATCAAGAACGCCCAGGACGTGGCCGGGCTGTTCCAGAAGGGAAACGCCAATGCAGCGTAAGAGCGGCGGGCTGAAGCTCCGCGATTTTCACCTGAGCGTGAAGGCGCAGGATATCGGCGACGATGGCAGCTTTACCGGGTACGGTTCCGTGTTCGGCGTTGTCGACAGCTATCAGGAAGTCGTCGCGAAGGGCGCCTTCACTGCGAGCCTCGCCGAACTTTCCTCGAAGAACCGCAAGGTTCCGGTGCTGTGGCAACACAGACAGTCGGAGCCGATCGGGGTGTACGACATGCTCGAGGAGGACGATCTCGGGCTGAAGGTCGCAGGCAAGCTCCTTGTGAACGACGTCAACCAGGCGAAGGAGTCGTTGGCGCTGATGAAGGCAGGCGCCGTGACCGGCCTGTCGATCGGCTATTTCGTCCGCAAGTCGTCCTACGACGAGAAGACCGGCATCCGCACCCTTCTTGAACTGGATCTGGTCGAGGTCAGCCTCGTGACCTTCCCGGCCAATGATGAGGCGCGGATCGACGCCGTCAAGATGAAGCTTGCCCATGGCGAGCTGCCCACTCTTCCCGAATTCGAGCGGCTCCTGCGCGAGGCAGGCTTCTCGAAAACGAAGGCCGCCGTCGTCGCCGCGCACGGCCTTCCGCACCTGCTCCGGAGTGAGTCCGGCAGCGCAATGGCGAATGAGGGCCTGAAGTCCCTCTCTGATGCCTTGGCAGGCCTCAAGCTGCCGACCTTTTAACGGAGACAATTCATGAAGAAGAACCTGATTGCTGCGGCCCTTGTGGTCGCGGTATCGCTGGTGCTCGCTCCGAGCGCCGCCTTTGCTGCCACTTTCGCGCAGCAGATCCATCCGTCGCTGGACATCAACGGTGCTCTTGCCGCGATCGGCATGCTGGCGGCTGTTGGCAGCATCAGCGAGTTCGGCCGCAAGCAGGCAGGCGAAGGTGAGGGTGAGCTCAAGCAGCTCGCGGTCGACCTGAAGTCTGCGACGGACCAGGTAAAGACCTTCGCCGAGAAGGCGGATGCGGAAATGAAGCGTCTCGGCACGGTCACCGAGGAAACCAAGAAGAGCGCAGACGAAGCGCTCATCAAGATGAACGAAACGACCGCTCGAATCGATGCGATCGAGCAGAAGCTCGCTCGCCGCGGCGAAGAGGGCGAGAAGCGCCGCGCCAAGACGGCCGGCCAGGAAGTGACCGAGAGCGAGGAGTTCAAGGCTTGGCTCGGCGGCAACCGCAAGAACACGTTCAGCATGCAGGTGAAGGCGATCATTTCGTCGCTCACCACCGACGCTGATGGCTCGGCGGGCGACCTGATCGTTCCGCAGCGCCAGCCCGGTATCATTGGCCTGCCGCAGCGCCGCATGACGATCCGCGACCTGCTCACGCCGGGCAACACCGGTTCGAACGCGATCCAGTACGTGAAGGAAACCGGCTTCACCAACAACGCTGCCACCGTGACTGAAACCGCCGGCACGGCGAAGCCGCAGTCGGAGATCAAGTTCGACATCGTCACCAGCTCGGTCACGACGATCGCTCACTGGGTGCTTGCGACCAAGCAGATCCTCGACGACGTGCCGCAGCTGCGCTCATACATCGATGGCCGTCTGCGTTATGGTCTGGAGTACGTCGAAGAAGGGCAGCTGCTCAACGGTGGCGGCACTGGCACCGATCTCAACGGCATCTACACCCAGGCAACGGCTTTCGCGGCGCCAATCACCCC includes the following:
- a CDS encoding HK97 family phage prohead protease → MQRKSGGLKLRDFHLSVKAQDIGDDGSFTGYGSVFGVVDSYQEVVAKGAFTASLAELSSKNRKVPVLWQHRQSEPIGVYDMLEEDDLGLKVAGKLLVNDVNQAKESLALMKAGAVTGLSIGYFVRKSSYDEKTGIRTLLELDLVEVSLVTFPANDEARIDAVKMKLAHGELPTLPEFERLLREAGFSKTKAAVVAAHGLPHLLRSESGSAMANEGLKSLSDALAGLKLPTF
- a CDS encoding phage major capsid protein, coding for MKKNLIAAALVVAVSLVLAPSAAFAATFAQQIHPSLDINGALAAIGMLAAVGSISEFGRKQAGEGEGELKQLAVDLKSATDQVKTFAEKADAEMKRLGTVTEETKKSADEALIKMNETTARIDAIEQKLARRGEEGEKRRAKTAGQEVTESEEFKAWLGGNRKNTFSMQVKAIISSLTTDADGSAGDLIVPQRQPGIIGLPQRRMTIRDLLTPGNTGSNAIQYVKETGFTNNAATVTETAGTAKPQSEIKFDIVTSSVTTIAHWVLATKQILDDVPQLRSYIDGRLRYGLEYVEEGQLLNGGGTGTDLNGIYTQATAFAAPITPTAAGMMTKIDIIRLAILQAALAELPANGIVMHPSDWADIELTKTDDGAYLFANPQGGSEARLWRLPVVETQAMTVDKFLTGAFQMGAQVFDREEANVEISTEDSDNFRKNLVTIRAEERLALAVYRPEAFIKGDFSDALAL